A genomic segment from Spinacia oleracea cultivar Varoflay chromosome 3, BTI_SOV_V1, whole genome shotgun sequence encodes:
- the LOC110787374 gene encoding putative pentatricopeptide repeat-containing protein At3g23330, with protein MAPSKILKTLLQNPSSISSKSQAKQLHAQIIKHKGLNPYYLSTLLSVYSNLNFLPESINIFNTLQSPPILAWKSIIRCYTSLGFCIECLNCFNQMRVSGLYPDHNVFPSVVKSCTLLKNLKLAESFHACIIRLGLDIDIYTGNALMNMYSKLESVSGDFGGKGGHSLHVFDKMPQRKLNFRGSDNLSSTNVKDNVVDEFDKMVVGFHPKFNLDVMGGSSSEYCPGKGRGPSFRKSGVQKVFEIMPVRDLVSWNTVISGNAQNGMFEDALAMLRDMGKANLKPDTFSLSSVLPMFAELVDVHRGREIHGYAIRNGLDTDLHVGSGLIDMYSKCNQIENAYRVFILLPFHDSISWNSIIAGCVQNGHFDEGLKLFRKMVMAKVKPGSVSFSSIVPACAHLTTLRLGKQLHGYIMRCGFEENVLIASSLVDMYAKCGYIKLARCIFNQIKLHDTVSWTAMIMSYALHGHAHDAICLFKQMEVEGVKPNSVAFIALLTACSHAGLVDESWNYFSSMIHDYGLSPQLEHYAAVADLLGRAGRLNEAYDFISKMSSSPSGSVWSTLLSACRVHKNVDMAEKVAAEVFRVDPSNIGAYVLLSNTYCAAKRWKEAANVRKTMKNKGLLKEAACSWIEVKNRLHGFVAGDKSHPCYERINKALDELLEKMEREGYVPDTSEVFHDIDEELKKSLLFNHSERLAIAFGIISTPEGATICITKNIRVCTDCHTAIKFISKIVKREIIVRDNSRFHHFKDGICSCGDYW; from the coding sequence ATGGCTCCCTCCAAAATTCTCAAAACCCTTCTACAAAATCCATCTtccatttcttcaaaatctcaaGCTAAGCAACTCCATGCCCAGATCATCAAACACAAAGGTCTCAACCCCTATTATCTTTCCACCCTTCTTTCAGTCTACTCAAACCTCAATTTTTTACCTGAATCAATCAATATCTTTAATACCCTTCAATCACCCCCAATTCTTGCATGGAAATCTATCATTAGATGTTATACTTCTCTTGGGTTTTGCATTGAATGTTTGAATTGTTTCAATCAAATGCGAGTTTCTGGGTTATACCCAGATCATAATGTATTTCCTTCTGTTGTAAAATCATGCACTTTGTTGAAAAATTTGAAACTTGCTGAATCTTTTCACGCTTGTATTATACGCCTTGGTCTTGATATTGATATTTATACTGGTAATGCACTTATGAACATGTACTCTAAATTGGAGAGTGTGAGTGGGGATTTTGGTGGCAAGGGTGGTCACTCCCTCCATGTGTTCGATAAAATGCCTCAACGAAAATTGAACTTTAGGGGTAGTGATAATTTGTCTAGTACTAATGTTAAGGATAATGTGGTTGATGAGTTTGATAAAATGGTTGTGGGTTTTCATCCAAAGTTTAATTTGGATGTTATGGGTGGTAGTAGTTCAGAGTATTGTCCTGGTAAAGGCAGGGGACCGTCTTTTCGAAAGAGCGGTGTGCAAAAAGTATTTGAGATTATGCCAGTTAGGGATCTTGTTTCATGGAATACAGTTATTTcaggaaatgcacaaaatggGATGTTTGAAGACGCTTTAGCAATGCTAAGGGACATGGGAAAGGCCAACCTGAAACCAGATACTTTTAGTCTTTCGAGTGTTCTTCCAATGTTTGCAGAACTTGTGGATGTTCATCGGGGGAGGGAGATTCATGGTTATGCTATTAGAAATGGACTTGATACCGACTTGCACGTTGGAAGTGGCTTGATTGACATGTATTCTAAGTGCAATCAAATAGAGAATGCATACAGGGTGTTCATTCTTTTACCTTTCCATGATAGCATTTCTTGGAACTCTATTATTGCAGGGTGTGTTCAAAATGGTCACTTTGATGAGGGCCTAAAGTTGTTTAGGAAAATGGTAATGGCTAAAGTTAAGCCTGGGAGTGTTTCATTTTCGAGCATCGTTCCTGCTTGTGCTCATCTAACAACGCTACGTTTGGGTAAGCAGTTACATGGGTATATAATGAGGTGTGGGTTTGAGGAAAATGTACTTATTGCTAGTTCACTGGTTGACATGTATGCAAAATGCGGGTACATCAAGCTTGCTAGGTGTATATTCAATCAAATAAAACTACATGACACTGTCTCATGGACAGCCATGATCATGAGTTATGCTTTACATGGGCATGCTCATGATGCCATTTGCTTATTCAAGCAAATGGAAGTTGAGGGAGTAAAACCTAACTCTGTTGCTTTTATAGCTCTTTTAACAGCTTGTAGTCATGCTGGGTTAGTTGATGAATCCTGGAATTACTTTAGCAGCATGATTCATGATTATGGACTATCTCCACAATTGGAGCACTATGCTGCTGTAGCAGACCTTCTTGGCCGAGCTGGAAGGTTAAATGAAGCTTATGATTTCATTTCTAAGATGTCTTCTTCTCCAAGCGGCAGTGTTTGGTCCACGTTGCTTTCAGCTTGTCGAGTACATAAAAATGTTGATATGGCTGAAAAAGTTGCAGCAGAAGTATTCAGAGTTGATCCCAGTAACATAGGGGCTTATGTTCTGTTATCAAACACATATTGTGCTGCCAAAAGGTGGAAAGAAGCTGCAAATGTGAGAAAAACAATGAAGAATAAAGGGCTTTTGAAAGAAGCAGCTTGCAGCTGGATTGAAGTGAAGAACAGATTACATGGTTTCGTGGCAGGAGATAAATCTCATCCATGTTATGAAAGAATAAATAAGGCTCTAGACGAGTTACTAGAGAAGATGGAGAGAGAAGGATATGTTCCTGATACAAGTGAAGTGTTCCATGATATTGATGAGGAGTTGAAGAAGAGTTTACTTTTTAATCACAGTGAGAGATTAGCGATAGCATTTGGTATCATAAGTACTCCAGAAGGAGCAACAATTTGCATAACCAAGAATATACGAGTCTGTACCGACTGTCATACTGCTATTAAATTCATATCGAAGATTGTTAAGAGAGAAATAATTGTTAGGGATAATAGCCGGTTTCATCATTTTAAAGATGGTATTTGTTCATGCGGGGATTATTGGTAG
- the LOC110787373 gene encoding casein kinase 1-like protein 10 isoform X1, whose protein sequence is MDHVIGGKFKLGRKIGSGSFGELYLGINVQTGEEVAVKLESAKTKHPQLHYESKLYMLLQGGTGVPHLKWFGVEGEYNVMVIDLLGPSLEDLFNYCTRKFSLKTVLMLADQMISRVEYMHSRGFLHRDIKPDNFLMGLGRKANQVYVIDFGLAKKYRDLQTHKHIPYRENKNLTGTARYASVNTHLGVEQSRRDDLESLGYVLMYFLRGSLPWQGLKAGTKKQKYDRISEKKMLTPIEVLCKNYPSEFTSYFHYCRSLRFDDKPDYSYLKRLFRDLFIREGYQFDYVFDWTILKYPQIGSSSRPRPAAKPALNPGTSAERAERTSGGQEIRDRFSGAVEAFARRNHPGSGSQGHRSSDDPSSKDVQADRERSRISRNGSTSKRAIASSSRPSSSGEPSDGRSSRLMSSSGRLSTTQRIQSGFESKTSTRARVSATRPGRDDPLRSFEFLSIGAGRRK, encoded by the exons ATGGATCATGTAATTGGTGGGAAGTTTAAGTTGGGCCGAAAGATTGGAAGTGGTTCATTTGGGGAGCTTTACTTAG GTATCAATGTACAGACCGGCGAGGAAGTCGCTGTTAAGCTG gaatctgcaaaaacaaaacacCCGCAACTGCATTACGAGTCGAAATTGTACATGCTTCTTCAGGGAGGCA CTGGTGTTCCCCATCTCAAATGGTTTGGAGTAGAAGGTGAATACAATGTTATGGTTATTGATCTTCTGGGCCCTAGTCTGGAGGACTTGTTCAACTACTGCACTCGCAAGTTTTCACTGAAGACAGTACTAATGCTTGCTGATCAAATG ATTAGTAGGGTTGAGTACATGCACTCAAGAGGTTTTCTTCATCGCGACATAAAACCCGACAACTTCTTAATGGGTCTTGGTCGGAAGGCAAATCAG GTGTATGTCATCGATTTTGGCCTTGCAAAAAAGTACCGAGATCTTCAAACACACAAACACATACCTTACAG AGAAAATAAGAATCTCACCGGAACTGCTCGATATGCTAGTGTGAATACACATCTTGGTGTTG AGCAAAGCAGAAGAGACGATCTAGAGTCCCTTGGCTACGTGCTTATGTATTTTTTGAGGGGAAG CCTTCCATGGCAGGGCTTGAAAGCTGGAACTAAAAAGCAGAAGTATGACAGGATAAGTGAAAAGAAAATGCTTACTCCCATAGAG GTTCTTTGCAAAAACTATCCTTCAGAATTCACATCATACTTCCACTATTGCCGGTCATTGAGATTTGATGACAAGCCTGATTACTCATATCTGAAGAGACTATTCCGTGACCTTTTTATTCGGGAAG GTTACCAATTTGACTATGTATTTGACTGGACAATATTGAAATATCCACAAATTGGTTCTAGCTCCAGACCAAGG CCAGCCGCAAAACCAGCTTTAAATCCTGGAACTTCTGCTGAAAGAGCTGAGAGGACTTCAG GGGGACAAGAAATTCGGGATAGATTTTCTGGCGCAGTTGAGGCATTTGCTAGAAGAAATCATCCAGGCTCGGGTTCGCAAGGTCATAGATCATCAGATGATCCATCATCGAAGGATGTG CAAGCAGACCGTGAAAGAAGCCGTATATCAAGGAACGGGAGTACTTCAAAAAGAGCAATTGCATCATCAAGTAGGCCAAGCTCTTCTGGTGAGCCTAGTGATGGCAGGTCAAGCAGGCTGATGTCATCAAGTGGTCGTCTGTCTACAACTCAAAGGATTCAATCTGGATTCGAGTCAAAGACATCTACTCGTGCTCGTGTTTCCGCTACAAGACCTGGACGAGATGATCCTCTAAGAAGCTTTGAGTTTCTATCTATTGGCGCAGGTAGGAGAAAGTAA
- the LOC110787373 gene encoding casein kinase 1-like protein 10 isoform X2 has translation MDHVIGGKFKLGRKIGSGSFGELYLGINVQTGEEVAVKLESAKTKHPQLHYESKLYMLLQGGTGVPHLKWFGVEGEYNVMVIDLLGPSLEDLFNYCTRKFSLKTVLMLADQMISRVEYMHSRGFLHRDIKPDNFLMGLGRKANQVYVIDFGLAKKYRDLQTHKHIPYRENKNLTGTARYASVNTHLGVEQSRRDDLESLGYVLMYFLRGSLPWQGLKAGTKKQKYDRISEKKMLTPIEVLCKNYPSEFTSYFHYCRSLRFDDKPDYSYLKRLFRDLFIREGYQFDYVFDWTILKYPQIGSSSRPRPAAKPALNPGTSAERAERTSGGQEIRDRFSGAVEAFARRNHPGSGSQGHRSSDDPSSKDVIALITGKITMVITSICYMFTCSASRP, from the exons ATGGATCATGTAATTGGTGGGAAGTTTAAGTTGGGCCGAAAGATTGGAAGTGGTTCATTTGGGGAGCTTTACTTAG GTATCAATGTACAGACCGGCGAGGAAGTCGCTGTTAAGCTG gaatctgcaaaaacaaaacacCCGCAACTGCATTACGAGTCGAAATTGTACATGCTTCTTCAGGGAGGCA CTGGTGTTCCCCATCTCAAATGGTTTGGAGTAGAAGGTGAATACAATGTTATGGTTATTGATCTTCTGGGCCCTAGTCTGGAGGACTTGTTCAACTACTGCACTCGCAAGTTTTCACTGAAGACAGTACTAATGCTTGCTGATCAAATG ATTAGTAGGGTTGAGTACATGCACTCAAGAGGTTTTCTTCATCGCGACATAAAACCCGACAACTTCTTAATGGGTCTTGGTCGGAAGGCAAATCAG GTGTATGTCATCGATTTTGGCCTTGCAAAAAAGTACCGAGATCTTCAAACACACAAACACATACCTTACAG AGAAAATAAGAATCTCACCGGAACTGCTCGATATGCTAGTGTGAATACACATCTTGGTGTTG AGCAAAGCAGAAGAGACGATCTAGAGTCCCTTGGCTACGTGCTTATGTATTTTTTGAGGGGAAG CCTTCCATGGCAGGGCTTGAAAGCTGGAACTAAAAAGCAGAAGTATGACAGGATAAGTGAAAAGAAAATGCTTACTCCCATAGAG GTTCTTTGCAAAAACTATCCTTCAGAATTCACATCATACTTCCACTATTGCCGGTCATTGAGATTTGATGACAAGCCTGATTACTCATATCTGAAGAGACTATTCCGTGACCTTTTTATTCGGGAAG GTTACCAATTTGACTATGTATTTGACTGGACAATATTGAAATATCCACAAATTGGTTCTAGCTCCAGACCAAGG CCAGCCGCAAAACCAGCTTTAAATCCTGGAACTTCTGCTGAAAGAGCTGAGAGGACTTCAG GGGGACAAGAAATTCGGGATAGATTTTCTGGCGCAGTTGAGGCATTTGCTAGAAGAAATCATCCAGGCTCGGGTTCGCAAGGTCATAGATCATCAGATGATCCATCATCGAAGGATGTG ATTGCACTGATTACAGGGAAAATAACAATGGTAATAACATCAATATGTTATATGTTCACTTGTTCAGCAAGCAGACCGTGA
- the LOC110787372 gene encoding casein kinase 1-like protein 10, translating into MDHVIGGKFKLGRKIGSGSFGELYLGINVQTSEEVAVKMESAKTKHPQLHYESKLYMLLQGGTGVPHLKWYGVEGEYNVMVIDLLGPSLEDLFNYCTRKFSLKTVLMLADQMINRVEYMHSRGFLHRDIKPDNFLMGLGRKANQVYVIDFGLAKKYRDLQTHKHIPYRENKNLTGTARYASVNTHLGVEQSRRDDLESLGYVLMYFLRGSLPWQGLKAGTKKQKYDKISEKKMLTPIEVLCKNYPSEFTSYFHYCRSLRFDDKPDYSYLKRLFRDLFIREGYQFDYVFDWTILKYPQIGSSSRPRPTAKPALNPGPSAERAERTSGQDIRDRFSGAVEGFARRNNPGTGSQGDQSRHRSADDPSSKDVQADRDRGRISRNGSTSKRAIASSSRPSSSGEPSDSRSSRLMSTSGRLSTTQRVQPGFESKTSTLARVSAARPGRDDALRSFDFLSIGAGRRK; encoded by the exons ATGGATCATGTAATTGGTGGGAAGTTTAAGCTCGGCCGTAAGATTGGAAGTGGTTCATTTGGGGAACTGTACTTAG GTATCAATGTACAAACCAGCGAGGAAGTCGCCGTTAAGATG GAATCTGCAAAGACAAAACACCCTCAACTGCATTATGAGTCAAAGTTATACATGCTTCTTCAGGGAGGCA CTGGTGTTCCCCATCTCAAATGGTATGGAGTAGAAGGTGAATACAATGTTATGGTTATTGATCTTCTTGGGCCGAGTTTGGAGGACTTATTCAATTATTGCACTCGCAAGTTTTCACTGAAAACGGTTCTAATGCTTGCTGATCAAATG ATTAATAGGGTTGAGTACATGCACTCAAGAGGGTTTCTTCACCGCGATATAAAACCCGACAACTTCTTAATGGGTCTTGGACGGAAGGCGAATCAG GTGTATGTCATCGATTTTGGCCTTGCAAAAAAGTATCGAGATCTTCAAACACACAAACACATACCTTATAG AGAAAACAAAAATCTCACAGGGACTGCTCGATACGCTAGTGTCAATACACATCTTGGTGTTG AGCAAAGCAGAAGAGACGATCTAGAGTCCCTTGGCTACGTGCTTATGTATTTTTTGAGAGGAAG CCTTCCATGGCAGGGCTTGAAAGCTGGAACTAAAAAGCAGAAGTATGACAAAATAAGTGAAAAGAAAATGCTCACGCCAATAGAG GTTTTGTGCAAAAATTATCCCTCAGAGTTCACATCGTACTTCCACTATTGCCGGTCATTGCGATTTGATGACAAGCCTGATTACTCATACCTAAAGAGACTATTTAGGGATCTTTTCATTCGAGAAG GTTACCAATTTGACTATGTATTTGACTGGACAATATTGAAGTATCCACAAATTGGTTCCAGCTCCAGACCAAGG CCTACTGCGAAACCAGCTTTAAACCCTGGGCCTTCTGCTGAAAGAGCTGAGAGGACTTCAG GACAAGATATTCGGGATAGATTTTCTGGTGCAGTCGAGGGATTTGCTAGAAGAAATAATCCAGGTACAGGTTCACAAGGTGATCAGTCACGTCATAGATCAGCAGATGATCCATCATCTAAGGATGTG CAAGCGGATCGTGATAGAGGTCGTATATCAAGGAACGGGAGTACTTCAAAGAGAGCAATTGCATCTTCAAGTAGGCCAAGCTCTTCTGGCGAGCCTAGTGACAGTCGATCAAGTCGGCTGATGTCAACAAGTGGTCGTCTGTCTACAACTCAAAGGGTTCAACCCGGTTTTGAGTCAAAAACATCTACTCTTGCTCGTGTTTCCGCAGCAAGACCCGGACGAGACGATGCCCTAAGGAGCTTCGACTTTCTATCTATTGGTGCAGGTAGGAGAAAGTAA